Proteins from a genomic interval of Polaribacter sp. Q13:
- a CDS encoding EI24 domain-containing protein → MIKNILSGIKAYVGAFSLISKLKLWKYFSIPIIISLVTATIIGFTSYGLSDNIGHFISKIWIWDWGKETFTTITSVIGGLFVLVIGFLLYKHIVMALSAPFMSPVSEKIEIHINGDLKHNHRETTFQEQLVRGIRISFRNIGKELLLTIPLLLLSFIPIIGFGFTALLFLVQAYYAGFGNMDYTLERHFNYKDSVNFVGKKKGFAIGNGIVFMLCLLIPVLGIILVFPLSVTAASVKTVALLNSENSK, encoded by the coding sequence ATGATTAAAAATATACTTTCAGGAATAAAAGCCTACGTTGGTGCTTTTAGTTTAATCTCTAAACTAAAACTCTGGAAATATTTTTCCATTCCAATAATTATAAGTCTAGTAACAGCAACAATTATAGGTTTTACGTCCTACGGTTTGTCAGATAATATTGGGCACTTTATATCTAAAATTTGGATTTGGGATTGGGGAAAAGAAACATTTACAACCATAACCTCTGTAATCGGAGGGCTCTTTGTTTTGGTTATTGGGTTTTTATTGTACAAACATATTGTAATGGCTTTATCAGCGCCGTTTATGAGTCCTGTTTCAGAAAAAATAGAAATCCATATCAATGGAGATTTAAAACACAATCACAGAGAAACTACTTTTCAAGAACAATTAGTAAGAGGAATTAGAATTAGTTTTAGAAACATTGGTAAAGAATTATTGTTAACAATTCCGTTGTTATTATTAAGTTTTATACCTATTATAGGATTCGGTTTTACCGCTTTATTATTTTTGGTACAAGCTTATTACGCAGGTTTTGGTAATATGGATTATACCTTAGAAAGACATTTTAATTATAAAGACAGTGTTAATTTTGTTGGAAAAAAGAAAGGTTTTGCTATTGGAAATGGAATTGTTTTTATGCTGTGTTTGTTAATTCCTGTTTTAGGAATTATTCTAGTTTTTCCACTTTCTGTAACAGCGGCATCTGTAAAAACCGTAGCGTTATTAAATTCAGAAAATAGTAAGTGA
- the hemE gene encoding uroporphyrinogen decarboxylase — translation MIKNDLFLRALKGETVDRPPVWMMRQAGRYLPEFQEIKKKYDFFTRCQTPELASEITVQPIRRFGMDAAILFSDILVIPQAMNIHVEMKPDFGPYLPNPIRTQKDLDSVIVPDIQDTLGYVMEAIKATKEKLNDEVPLIGFAGSPWTILCYCVQGQGSKNFDKAKELCFTNPVVAHSLLQKITDTTIAYLKAKVEAGVDAVQVFDSWGGMLSPVDYQEFSWQYMQQIIDALKESTPVIAFGKGCWFALNEMSKSGAAALGVDWTCSARNARYLSGGKITLQGNFDPTRLFSPPAVIKKMVHEMINEFGKDRLVVNLGHGILPNIPLENAKAFIDAVKEYKAS, via the coding sequence ATGATAAAAAACGATTTATTTTTAAGAGCCTTAAAAGGAGAAACTGTAGACCGTCCGCCCGTTTGGATGATGCGTCAGGCAGGAAGATATTTACCAGAATTTCAAGAAATCAAGAAAAAGTATGATTTCTTTACACGTTGTCAAACTCCAGAGTTAGCATCAGAAATAACGGTGCAACCAATTCGTAGATTCGGAATGGACGCTGCAATTTTGTTTTCAGATATTTTGGTAATTCCACAAGCAATGAATATTCATGTGGAAATGAAACCAGATTTCGGACCTTATTTACCAAATCCTATTCGTACTCAAAAAGATTTAGATTCAGTAATTGTTCCAGATATTCAAGATACTTTAGGCTACGTAATGGAAGCTATTAAAGCAACCAAAGAAAAGCTAAATGATGAAGTGCCATTAATTGGTTTTGCAGGTTCACCTTGGACAATTCTTTGTTATTGTGTTCAAGGACAAGGTTCTAAAAACTTCGATAAAGCAAAAGAATTATGTTTTACAAACCCTGTGGTAGCACATTCTTTATTGCAAAAAATTACAGATACAACCATTGCATACTTAAAAGCAAAAGTTGAAGCAGGAGTAGATGCTGTTCAGGTTTTTGATTCTTGGGGAGGAATGTTGTCTCCGGTAGATTATCAAGAATTTTCTTGGCAATATATGCAGCAAATAATCGATGCTTTAAAAGAGAGTACTCCGGTAATTGCTTTTGGTAAAGGTTGTTGGTTTGCGTTAAATGAAATGTCTAAATCGGGCGCTGCTGCGTTGGGTGTAGATTGGACATGTTCTGCTAGAAATGCTCGTTATTTATCAGGAGGAAAAATTACGTTACAAGGTAATTTCGATCCTACAAGATTATTTTCTCCTCCGGCAGTCATCAAAAAAATGGTGCATGAAATGATTAATGAGTTTGGTAAAGACAGATTAGTTGTAAACCTTGGTCATGGTATTTTACCAAATATTCCGTTAGAAAATGCAAAAGCATTTATAGATGCGGTAAAAGAATATAAAGCTTCATAG
- the hemA gene encoding glutamyl-tRNA reductase: MQEHRQEHFYNIGVSYKKADAKTRGKFSLSKENQTSLLQLSKERGYKGIFIISTCNRTEISGFAERPCQLIELLCEFSEGTIQEFAKVSNVYKNQEAIQQLFRIGTGLESQILGDYEIVGQLRQSFKLAQKNNTTNAYIERLINSVLQASKRVKNETRLSSGTTSVSYAAVQYIIKNLPDYNSKNILVFGLGKMGKHTCKNLAEYTKNKQICLINRTEEKAAEFVKEHAAIRKSLIENLSEEIEKADVLIVSTGADKPTITKEHISKNKELLILDLSMPENVAKEVTYLEGISLVNVDELSKITDETLAVRQQEVPYAEAIIETHKAEFNEWLNHRRFTPAIAALKKSLENITSDEINFQKKKIAGFDENQAEILTSRFIQKITTQFVKHLKDEETSVSQSLQVINKVFKS, translated from the coding sequence ATGCAAGAGCACAGGCAAGAGCACTTTTATAATATTGGCGTTAGTTACAAAAAGGCGGATGCTAAAACGCGCGGAAAATTTTCTTTATCCAAAGAAAATCAAACCTCGTTGTTACAACTTTCTAAAGAGAGAGGCTATAAAGGGATCTTTATTATATCTACTTGTAATAGAACCGAGATTAGTGGTTTTGCAGAAAGACCTTGTCAATTAATAGAATTATTGTGTGAATTTTCTGAAGGAACCATTCAAGAATTTGCAAAAGTTTCTAATGTTTATAAAAACCAAGAAGCCATACAGCAATTATTTAGAATTGGTACCGGATTAGAAAGTCAGATTTTGGGAGACTACGAAATTGTAGGTCAATTAAGGCAATCTTTTAAATTAGCTCAAAAAAACAATACAACAAACGCATACATAGAAAGATTAATAAATAGTGTTTTACAGGCAAGTAAACGCGTAAAGAACGAAACAAGATTAAGTTCTGGTACTACTTCTGTTTCTTATGCGGCTGTGCAGTATATCATTAAAAATTTACCCGATTATAATTCTAAAAATATTTTAGTTTTTGGTTTGGGTAAAATGGGGAAACATACGTGTAAAAATTTAGCAGAATATACTAAAAATAAACAAATTTGTTTAATCAATAGAACTGAAGAAAAAGCTGCTGAATTTGTAAAAGAACATGCGGCTATTAGAAAGTCTTTGATAGAGAATTTATCAGAAGAAATAGAAAAAGCAGATGTTTTAATTGTTTCTACCGGTGCAGATAAGCCTACGATTACCAAAGAACACATTTCTAAAAATAAAGAGTTACTTATTTTAGATTTATCAATGCCAGAAAATGTAGCAAAAGAAGTTACGTATTTAGAAGGTATTTCTTTAGTAAATGTAGATGAGCTTTCTAAAATTACAGATGAAACTTTAGCGGTTCGTCAACAAGAAGTGCCGTATGCAGAAGCAATTATAGAAACGCATAAAGCAGAGTTTAATGAATGGTTAAATCATAGAAGATTTACACCTGCCATTGCTGCTTTAAAGAAATCATTAGAAAATATTACAAGCGACGAAATTAATTTTCAGAAGAAAAAAATTGCAGGTTTTGATGAAAATCAAGCCGAAATTTTAACGTCACGTTTTATTCAAAAAATAACTACCCAATTTGTGAAACATTTAAAAGATGAAGAAACATCTGTTTCGCAAAGCCTCCAAGTAATTAATAAGGTTTTTAAATCTTAA
- the hemB gene encoding porphobilinogen synthase: MFRTRRLRKSEGIRRLVRETKLSVDDFIYPLFIEEGENIETEIVSMPGIKRFSLDRISKELDEVVELNIPAVLLFGIPSTKDDEGTETWNDNGIMQQAIRFIKKNYPSLYVITDVCFCEYTSHGHCGIIHDNDVDNDATLVNIAKQVISHAKAGVDMVAPSGMMDGTIDMIRQSLDNTGFVNLPIMAYSVKYASAFYGPFRDAADSAPTFGDRRTYQMDPSNRDEGMREATFDDQEGADILMVKPALSYLDIIRDLKNSFDRPIACYNVSGEYAMVKAAAEKGWIDGERVMMESLLSMKRAGADIIITYFAKEAARVLLKK; this comes from the coding sequence ATGTTTCGTACAAGAAGATTAAGAAAATCAGAAGGAATTAGAAGATTAGTTAGAGAAACTAAATTATCTGTAGATGATTTTATCTATCCACTTTTTATTGAAGAAGGAGAAAATATAGAAACAGAAATTGTTTCTATGCCAGGAATCAAACGTTTTTCTTTAGATCGGATTTCTAAAGAATTAGACGAAGTAGTTGAATTAAATATTCCTGCTGTTTTGTTATTCGGAATTCCATCTACAAAAGATGATGAAGGAACTGAAACTTGGAATGATAACGGAATTATGCAACAAGCAATTCGTTTTATCAAGAAAAATTACCCAAGCTTATATGTAATTACAGATGTTTGTTTTTGCGAATATACTTCTCACGGTCATTGTGGAATTATACATGATAATGATGTAGACAATGATGCTACGTTAGTCAATATTGCCAAACAAGTTATTTCGCATGCAAAAGCAGGTGTAGATATGGTTGCACCATCTGGTATGATGGATGGAACGATTGATATGATTCGTCAGTCTTTAGACAATACAGGTTTTGTAAACTTACCAATTATGGCATATTCTGTAAAATATGCATCTGCTTTTTACGGACCTTTTAGAGATGCAGCAGATTCTGCACCTACTTTTGGAGATAGAAGAACCTATCAAATGGATCCATCTAACAGAGATGAAGGAATGCGAGAAGCTACTTTTGATGATCAAGAAGGAGCTGATATTTTAATGGTGAAACCTGCATTATCATACTTAGACATCATTAGAGATTTAAAAAACAGTTTCGATCGTCCGATAGCATGTTATAATGTAAGTGGAGAATATGCAATGGTAAAAGCTGCTGCAGAAAAAGGTTGGATTGATGGCGAAAGAGTAATGATGGAAAGTTTACTGTCTATGAAAAGAGCAGGAGCAGACATTATTATTACGTATTTTGCAAAAGAAGCAGCGAGAGTATTATTAAAAAAATAG
- a CDS encoding TrmH family RNA methyltransferase produces MEQLTHYDIENNQKQFPITIVCDAIRTPENIGMCFRISESFGVQKIYFHENSPSTENRIVKKTARNTVNQIEHEVYNDFDKLITDLKQDGNTIIGIEITDKSIDIQDFNFKNSEKIVLLLGSERNGIENINLVDATVAIPMYGRNSSMNVIHSLAITLYEVTNQLAVSSKQ; encoded by the coding sequence ATGGAACAACTAACACATTACGACATAGAAAACAATCAAAAGCAATTTCCTATAACAATTGTTTGCGATGCAATTAGAACCCCAGAAAACATAGGAATGTGTTTTCGAATTTCTGAAAGTTTTGGTGTACAAAAAATTTATTTTCATGAGAACTCACCTTCTACAGAAAACAGAATTGTAAAAAAGACGGCAAGAAATACGGTAAATCAAATAGAACATGAAGTTTACAACGATTTTGACAAACTTATAACTGATTTAAAACAAGACGGAAATACCATTATTGGAATAGAAATTACTGATAAAAGTATCGATATTCAAGATTTTAATTTTAAAAATTCTGAAAAAATCGTTTTACTTTTGGGAAGTGAAAGAAATGGTATTGAAAACATTAATTTAGTGGATGCAACGGTAGCAATACCTATGTATGGAAGAAATTCTAGCATGAATGTTATACATAGTTTGGCAATTACGCTGTATGAAGTAACCAATCAGTTGGCAGTAAGCAGTAAGCAGTAA
- a CDS encoding helix-turn-helix transcriptional regulator, which yields MFKNVGESTFEEITLEKGFYVLHFQNESNKIESFERKINNAFIQIHFCLRGKSKFLFNNGTYSFDVLDNRAILLYNPQGVLPINLEIQPKTTLVSLLISIEKFHALFSKESGYIPFLSDENSNKKYYDDTEIKHSVSIVLQQIINSKTNSSIRDLYVRGKVYELLSLHFQKEENPEGEFCPFLVDEQNVLKIRNAKEIIIARMAEPPSLQELANEIGLNIKKLKEGFKQIYGDTVYSFLLDYKMEYARKLLESNQFNVNEVGVKVGYSTSSHFIAAFKKKFGTTPKKHTQSINQS from the coding sequence ATGTTCAAAAATGTCGGAGAAAGTACTTTTGAAGAAATTACTTTAGAAAAAGGTTTTTATGTGCTTCATTTTCAGAACGAAAGTAATAAAATTGAAAGTTTTGAACGCAAAATTAATAACGCTTTTATACAGATTCATTTTTGTTTAAGAGGAAAATCTAAATTTTTATTTAATAATGGCACGTATTCGTTTGATGTATTAGACAATAGAGCCATTTTATTATACAATCCGCAAGGTGTTTTACCTATCAACTTAGAAATTCAACCTAAAACCACCTTGGTTTCACTATTAATTTCTATTGAAAAATTTCACGCTTTATTCTCTAAAGAATCCGGTTACATTCCTTTTTTAAGTGATGAGAATAGTAACAAAAAATATTATGATGATACAGAAATAAAACATTCTGTATCAATTGTACTACAACAAATTATCAATTCTAAAACAAACAGTTCTATTAGAGACTTGTATGTTAGAGGAAAAGTATATGAACTATTAAGTCTTCATTTTCAAAAAGAAGAAAATCCTGAAGGTGAATTTTGTCCCTTTTTAGTTGATGAACAAAACGTCTTAAAAATTAGAAACGCCAAAGAAATTATTATTGCTAGAATGGCAGAACCACCAAGTTTACAAGAATTAGCAAACGAAATTGGTTTAAATATTAAAAAATTAAAAGAAGGGTTTAAACAAATTTATGGAGATACGGTTTATAGTTTTCTGCTAGATTATAAAATGGAATATGCTAGAAAATTATTAGAAAGCAATCAATTTAATGTAAATGAAGTTGGTGTAAAAGTAGGTTACAGTACATCGAGTCATTTTATTGCGGCTTTTAAAAAGAAATTTGGCACAACCCCAAAGAAACATACACAAAGTATAAACCAATCCTAA
- the hemL gene encoding glutamate-1-semialdehyde 2,1-aminomutase yields the protein MEFKKSEKLYNKGLKHLVGAVNSPVRAFSSVGGNPLFIKKAKGSKITDVDGNKYVDLVLSYGPMILGHRHKKVQKAVEKALKKGYSFGASTENEIKLAKIVCDAFPGMDKVRFVNSGTEAVLSGIRLARAFTGKDKIIKFAGCYHGHQDALLVAAGSGLITLSLPGSKGVPEGAVKNTLISNYNDLDSVKKHFENDDNIAGVIIEPIAGNMGVVVPEDNFLVELKKYLESKGALLIVDEVMTGFRSKFGGAQELLGVEADITCLGKVIGGGFPVGAYGAREEIMQEVAPLGGMYQAGTLSGNPIAMAGGIATLTELKKQNPYKQFEEIGSILEVILLETAKKYNVPLTVNRFGSMLSPFFVNSEVTNFVEAQLSHTDQFAVFFWEMIKNGVFLPPSQFEAWFLSSALSDKDIKKISKAIDAGMLAVSKMK from the coding sequence ATGGAATTCAAGAAATCAGAGAAATTATATAATAAAGGATTAAAACATCTTGTTGGAGCGGTAAATTCTCCAGTAAGAGCATTTTCATCTGTAGGTGGTAATCCGTTGTTTATTAAAAAAGCAAAAGGGAGTAAAATCACAGATGTAGATGGTAATAAATATGTAGATTTAGTACTTTCTTACGGACCAATGATTTTAGGTCACAGACATAAGAAAGTGCAAAAAGCAGTTGAAAAAGCTTTGAAAAAAGGATATTCTTTTGGAGCATCAACAGAAAACGAAATCAAATTAGCAAAAATAGTTTGTGATGCTTTTCCAGGAATGGATAAGGTTCGTTTTGTAAATTCTGGTACCGAAGCTGTTTTAAGCGGAATCCGTTTGGCAAGAGCATTTACCGGAAAAGATAAAATTATAAAATTTGCAGGTTGTTATCATGGGCATCAAGATGCTTTATTGGTTGCGGCAGGTTCTGGTTTAATTACTTTAAGTTTACCTGGCTCTAAAGGAGTGCCAGAAGGCGCTGTAAAAAACACCTTAATTTCTAATTATAATGATTTAGATAGTGTAAAAAAACACTTTGAAAATGACGATAATATTGCCGGTGTAATTATTGAACCAATTGCGGGCAATATGGGTGTTGTGGTTCCTGAAGATAATTTCTTAGTAGAATTAAAAAAATACTTAGAATCTAAAGGAGCATTATTAATTGTTGATGAGGTAATGACAGGTTTCCGTTCTAAATTTGGTGGAGCGCAAGAATTATTGGGTGTAGAAGCAGATATTACCTGTTTAGGTAAAGTTATCGGTGGAGGTTTCCCTGTAGGAGCATATGGAGCAAGAGAAGAAATTATGCAAGAAGTTGCACCTTTAGGCGGAATGTATCAGGCAGGAACTTTGTCTGGAAATCCAATTGCAATGGCAGGCGGAATTGCAACTTTAACAGAGTTAAAAAAGCAAAATCCATATAAACAATTTGAAGAAATTGGTAGTATACTAGAAGTAATTTTATTAGAAACAGCTAAAAAGTACAATGTTCCTTTAACAGTAAATAGGTTTGGTTCTATGTTAAGCCCTTTCTTTGTAAATAGCGAGGTGACTAACTTTGTAGAGGCACAATTATCTCATACAGATCAATTTGCTGTTTTCTTTTGGGAAATGATCAAAAACGGAGTTTTCTTACCGCCAAGTCAGTTTGAAGCATGGTTTTTATCATCAGCTTTATCAGACAAGGATATTAAAAAAATTAGTAAAGCAATTGATGCAGGAATGTTAGCTGTATCTAAAATGAAATAA
- the hemF gene encoding oxygen-dependent coproporphyrinogen oxidase — protein MKDQFYKYIENLQDQITSKLAAIDGGAKFKEDLWEREEGGGGRTRVIENGSVFEKGGVNISAVHGELPEALRNQFKVKEGNFFACGLSLVLHPINPFVPTVHANWRYFEMYDDAGNIVTQWFGGGQDLTPYYLFDEDATHFHQVCKNACDKHDLGFYPKFKKVCDEYFWNAHRNEARGIGGLFFDYQKETAEFSIEDRFNFVTEVGNSFLDSYVPIVEKRKDIAFTRAQKDWQEVRRGRYVEFNLVHDRGTLFGLKTNGRIESILMSLPPIVQWKYNHQPDENSEEERLLNVLKNPKDWV, from the coding sequence ATGAAAGATCAATTTTATAAATACATAGAAAACTTACAAGATCAAATTACTTCTAAATTAGCCGCAATAGATGGTGGTGCTAAATTTAAAGAAGATCTTTGGGAAAGAGAAGAAGGCGGTGGAGGTAGAACACGTGTTATAGAAAATGGATCGGTTTTTGAAAAAGGAGGTGTTAATATTTCGGCAGTTCATGGAGAGTTACCAGAAGCGTTAAGAAACCAGTTTAAAGTAAAAGAAGGAAACTTTTTTGCTTGTGGTTTAAGTTTGGTATTGCATCCAATAAATCCTTTTGTACCAACGGTGCATGCAAATTGGCGTTATTTTGAAATGTACGATGATGCAGGGAACATCGTAACCCAATGGTTTGGAGGCGGACAAGATTTAACTCCCTATTATTTATTTGACGAAGATGCTACACATTTTCATCAGGTTTGTAAAAACGCATGTGACAAACATGATTTAGGTTTTTATCCGAAGTTTAAAAAAGTTTGTGATGAATATTTTTGGAATGCTCACAGAAATGAAGCCCGTGGAATTGGGGGTTTATTTTTTGATTATCAAAAAGAAACAGCAGAGTTTTCTATAGAAGATAGATTCAACTTTGTAACAGAAGTAGGAAATAGTTTCTTAGACAGTTATGTACCAATTGTAGAAAAAAGAAAAGATATAGCTTTTACAAGAGCACAAAAAGATTGGCAAGAAGTGCGTAGAGGTCGCTATGTAGAATTTAATTTAGTACACGACAGAGGAACTCTTTTTGGTTTAAAAACAAATGGAAGAATAGAAAGTATTCTAATGAGTTTGCCACCAATTGTACAATGGAAATACAATCACCAACCCGATGAAAATTCTGAAGAAGAAAGACTTTTAAATGTTTTAAAGAATCCTAAGGATTGGGTTTAA
- the hemC gene encoding hydroxymethylbilane synthase, whose translation MQKIIRIGTRDSQLALWQANKVRKELTELGYESELVPIKSLGDIVLDKPLYELGITGVFTKNLDVAMLNGDIDIAVHSLKDVPTVLPEGIIQAAVLKRADYIDLLVLKDNEEFFGQPNGVIATGSLRRKAMWLDRYPTHKVEDLRGNVNTRLEKLENSETWNGAIFAAAGLERLGLRDAEAIPLTWMIPAPAQGAIMVACLEKDDFVKDACEQLNHYETKVCVGVEREFLKLLEGGCSAPIGALAYVDARTEEVVFKGVLLKKDGTKKITVTKNAKLGSHRYLAKDCADYVINKGGKELMAEDAEEAVAPLQNIYSTKKLSELQKEILSDTIGIKDSDFIKIRFNRIPPKVMKNEIENVVITSQNGVEALLNSFTRDEMNFKNIYCVGRRTKKLIENRIGKVAHAAKNAQKLAEYLAAELETKNVTYFCSNVRLDVLPASLQARDITVNEVEVYKTMLSSEKIDDEVSGVLFYSPSGIESYLEENNQDRVAFCIGETTAKEARKYFDKVEVANLPSVDSVLELVNLYYSR comes from the coding sequence ATGCAGAAAATAATAAGAATAGGAACTCGCGATAGCCAATTGGCTCTTTGGCAAGCTAATAAAGTACGTAAAGAATTAACGGAATTAGGCTATGAGTCAGAGTTAGTACCAATAAAATCTTTGGGGGATATTGTTTTAGACAAACCTTTATATGAATTAGGTATTACCGGTGTTTTTACTAAAAATTTAGATGTTGCCATGTTAAATGGTGATATTGATATTGCTGTACATTCTTTAAAAGATGTTCCTACTGTTTTACCTGAAGGAATTATACAAGCTGCTGTTTTAAAACGTGCAGATTATATAGATTTGTTGGTTTTAAAAGATAACGAAGAGTTTTTTGGGCAACCAAATGGCGTTATTGCAACAGGAAGTCTACGTAGAAAAGCAATGTGGTTAGACCGTTATCCAACGCATAAAGTAGAAGATTTACGTGGAAATGTAAATACTCGTTTAGAAAAATTAGAGAATAGTGAAACTTGGAACGGAGCCATTTTTGCTGCCGCAGGATTAGAAAGATTAGGCTTAAGAGATGCAGAAGCAATTCCGTTAACATGGATGATTCCTGCACCCGCACAAGGAGCAATTATGGTTGCTTGTTTAGAAAAAGACGATTTTGTAAAAGATGCTTGTGAGCAATTAAACCACTACGAAACCAAGGTTTGTGTTGGAGTAGAAAGAGAGTTTTTAAAACTTTTAGAAGGAGGTTGTTCTGCACCAATAGGCGCTTTGGCTTATGTAGATGCAAGAACTGAAGAGGTTGTTTTTAAAGGTGTTTTATTAAAAAAAGACGGTACTAAAAAAATTACGGTTACTAAAAATGCAAAATTAGGAAGCCATCGTTATTTGGCTAAAGATTGTGCTGATTATGTAATTAATAAAGGTGGAAAAGAGTTAATGGCAGAAGATGCCGAAGAAGCTGTTGCACCATTACAAAATATCTATTCTACTAAAAAATTATCGGAACTACAGAAAGAAATTTTATCGGATACAATTGGTATAAAAGACAGCGATTTTATTAAAATTCGTTTTAATAGAATTCCACCAAAGGTGATGAAAAACGAAATTGAAAACGTTGTTATCACGAGTCAGAATGGAGTAGAAGCGCTTTTAAATTCTTTCACAAGAGATGAAATGAATTTTAAGAATATCTATTGTGTTGGTAGAAGAACAAAAAAACTAATTGAAAATAGAATTGGTAAAGTTGCTCATGCTGCTAAAAATGCTCAGAAATTGGCAGAATATTTAGCGGCTGAATTAGAAACTAAAAATGTAACTTATTTTTGTAGTAATGTAAGATTAGATGTTTTACCAGCTTCTTTACAAGCACGTGATATTACTGTAAATGAAGTTGAGGTTTATAAAACGATGTTAAGTTCAGAAAAAATAGATGATGAAGTTTCTGGCGTTTTATTTTATAGTCCGTCTGGTATAGAAAGTTATTTAGAAGAAAATAATCAGGATAGGGTTGCGTTCTGTATTGGAGAAACAACAGCAAAAGAAGCTAGAAAATATTTTGATAAAGTTGAAGTTGCAAACTTACCTAGTGTAGATAGTGTTCTAGAATTGGTGAATTTGTATTACTCAAGATAA
- a CDS encoding VOC family protein, which produces MKLDRTGIVLYTINYKSCINFYENILNLQKMFEGENLTCFEFGNAYLMIELDDEYKGIETKNERFKTCLRLNVSNVKEVADNLILNNIKVDYKEHSWGTIAKFQDPDGNLCAFKDSEKFEKQITEYTLTKP; this is translated from the coding sequence ATGAAATTAGATAGAACTGGCATCGTTTTATATACGATTAATTATAAATCTTGTATAAATTTTTATGAGAACATCTTAAATTTGCAAAAAATGTTTGAAGGTGAAAATTTGACTTGTTTTGAGTTTGGAAATGCTTATCTAATGATAGAGTTAGATGATGAATACAAAGGCATTGAAACAAAAAATGAAAGATTTAAAACATGTTTAAGATTAAATGTATCTAACGTAAAAGAGGTTGCAGATAATTTAATTTTAAATAATATAAAAGTAGATTATAAAGAACATTCTTGGGGAACCATAGCCAAATTTCAAGATCCGGATGGGAATTTATGTGCTTTTAAGGATAGCGAAAAATTTGAAAAACAAATTACTGAATACACATTAACAAAACCATAA